The sequence CCAGTGAGTTATGTTGGGAAGATGGAGGTCTGCCTATGGAGCTGCAGAGAGGGATGGAGACCCTACGAGTAAACAAAGAACTGACTGATGTGGTtctgtgtgttcagggacaTGACTTCCTTTGCCATAGAGCCATACTCGCTGCTGCCAGTCAATACTTCAGGTAAAACAAATCCAGTATTGTCTAACTCCAATGTATTGACACTGCTGATTGtgctgaatgtttttgttttcttttctgtgtaGGGCCATGTTTTGCAGTGGTCTGAAGGAGAGTAATGAGGAGCGTGTGAAAATAAATGGGTTGGACAGTGGGACGATGCAGTCTCTCCTGGAGTATACCTACACCAGCCGTGCCCTCCTAACCCACTCAAATGTCCAGAGAATACTAGAGGCTGCCAGTCAATTTCAGGTAAAATAGCAATTACTTACCATAAAACTTAAAGAAGACACTCAATTTGCTTACTTTGCATATCACTCACCTGTCACACAGAGCGTTTCTTTGTAAATATTGAGCCCTTTATCAGCAGCAATCACATTTGTAAAGTAAAGATAAAAAAGTTCAACAGAATGCGAATTGTAATTGTCAAAGAAGCAgatttttaatttcatgttcaattcaatttcaattttattttatatatatagcgccaaattacaacaacagttatcccattgcgcttttcataaaagagcaggttcTCTAAAAGACCGTACTctctgatgttatttacagaaacacaacaacatgtCTTTTACATAAATCATTGACTCCAAAAACGTAACCCTTAACCAAGCATTTTATGAGATCTCTAACATCAAccacaaaagaaacacatttttatttaagcaCATTTTTGACTCGATCAAGTTTGGTGTGAAAGGGATCTATCAGAGGACATTCATCAGTTTCCTTTTACACAAGTGTGACCACATGCATGGTCATATGATTCTCCACTGGAAGTAAAAACACGGAACAGCCAGGAATTAGAGTCATGGCATTTAATCCCAACTGCAACAGTTTACTTTTTATACAATATAGTTGATAttgataacattttaatttagcGTGATTGATGTATTATTAGTCAGTTGGGACACATGGTGCATGGCAGAAGACTCTATGATAcagaaacagcagcaaaaaacatttttatttacttttagaAAGAGAGGTTCTGTTACATTGATGATGATTTTTATCACCACTGTAACCCTGCTGCAGTGTAAAACTAAGTTTAAAATCTTCAAATTGTCCTGTTTAGACACCATTCCCCCCATTTACTGACAAACATCTTATTAATTAAGAAATGAGTGAAAGAGGGAAGTGAAAGTTGCCCAGTTGTTTACACTCAGGATCAGTTTTCCATACAGGCCTAAATTAACTACACAGCTGTGCCGGACAAGGGGGAGGCAGGGGTTTGTGTTCCTATACTTCTATTTTTGTGACAAACaacttgagttttttttgaaaataaaagaaagaaagaaaatggatgTTTTAGGGTTAGGATTTATTATAGGATTGAGGTTAGAATTACAGATTAGGATTTAGGGGACAGTTTgaggatttgtttttaataaaaatgactttatttatgtataaaaaatattgcTAAGAAATGCTTTTTTAGTAAAAACGGACAGAGTAAACCACAAAATTGCTAAAATTATTAGATTGCaaggaaaaatgtaaaaatagaacacaataaaacagtaattttTTGTAATGTCCTCTTGTCCAGTTTAGTTTTGCTTAGTTTTGAAATTCTAGCATGGCTTATCAGTCTTAGAAACGTAGCTTTATCCGCTTATCACTGACAATATTGAGAAATTCTGGTTGTGTACACCACAGAGCTTTCACAATTTttatcttaaagtgctcatattatgcacattttcaggttgataattgtatttagatgtTATATCAGAATGGGTTTACTTGGTTTAATTTCCAAaatcaccatatttttgttgtactgcacattgcttcAGCGCCTCTTTTCACCctatgtgttgagctctctgttttagctacagagtgagaatCACACTTCTATTCAATCTTTGTTcggagtcacacatgcgcatTAGCTTCTTCCAAATGTTACCCGGTGATTCAACAGTGTCAGCAATGACACTTCAGTGGTGTTTCCTCTGTTGTGGTCCCTTCAATCTGCAGCTTctgtaggactactagccagtcagaagcagagtatgaaggcatgccacgctagcagctaagcgagcattataacatgttgCAAAGTAACGCACTTTCTTCATGGaaataaaggctggactacaatagagctgtttggagcagtttgtgaacagcgTTTCctggtggactttgggctttttcactttgtaaacctgtaatgtgtacaaaaaaaatatataacactataaaggaaaggggaaaagtcaaaaagcataatatgagcacttacagaaaagtgataataatgccTTTACTGGCCTTGTCTGTTGTAGTTCTTGCGTGTGGTGGATGCATGTTCTGGCTTCCTGAGCAAGTCACTGCAGCTGGAGAGTTGCATTGGGATCCTGAATCTTGCTGAAAACCATGCCTTGCCGGCCTTGAAGACCGTGGCCCAGGATTACATTGTGACTAAGTTCTCCCAGGTAGTCCAGCAGCCGGACTTCCTGGACCTGCCGGCAGAGTCTCTGGAGGCTGTCCTTCAGAGGGACGATCTTGATGTGAAGTGTGAGGAGTGTGTTTTTGAAGCTCTCATGCGCTGGGTGAGAGCCCGGCAAGATGAACACTATCCTTCACTAGCCAGGTTGCTCTCACATGTGCGACTGCCATTGTTGGGCCTGCATCTTTTTAGAAAAGTGAATCAATGGGTTGATTTGCCCCTGGgatggctttttcccttttctccaAGAAGGGGCCCCCATCTATCCCCTTTTCTGGGAGTGGGGTCAGTAAAAGGAAAAACcacaattttaaatttttttaacaaaaaaaagattttttttttgggaaacacaCTTTGGGGCCaccatttggaaaaaaaatctaaaagggGTTTtccctatttttaaaaaacccattgattaaataataataaaaacccaaacatttgtgaaaaataaagctGTATTTCTTGTTTTATCGTTTAAAAATTTTATTTAACCGGGGTTTTTAAAGGGGGGTCCCCTTTAACAAACCAAAACCCCCTGGGGCGGGGATTTCAATcagagggttttttttaaacattgggGGCTGGGACCAAAAAATGAACGCTTAATTTCCCCTGCCCCCTGTTTTGGGACCCCCCCCAAAACGCAGCAGGCCCGGAGGTTGCCCCCTGCCCAAACACGAGTGGGGAGAAACCCAAAACCGGAAATGGGTTTGGGTTTTTCTGCTCCCCTTCCGCAAGAACGTACATTTCTgggggagagggaaaaaagtatttaggTTTTTATAGAAAGGTTTGGTTTTCGCAATGGGGTTTTCCCAAAAATACCCTACCGTGGGAGGGGAAAGTTAAAGTTTTTCCCGTCTTTcccgattattttttttgccaaattattgggttttttttttttcccttttatttttcttcacttctcATGTAACAGGTTTTTAAAGggcaagtttctttttttttttttttttaaatataagttTTTGTAATCAAACAAAACCCCCTGTAAAAATCGGGAAAAAAACCAAAAGGACAAATgacctcctctttctttttcttgtttgggTTTTTGGGTTTCCAAATCAGGAAATGACCCCCGGCTATggttactttttaaatgttcaaaaccCCCCACGGGGAAGTTTCAGAGATCAATctggggtttttttaaaaaacccttcCCTTTCTAACGATTTAGTGACACAAaactgcgggggggggggataaaagtATCTCAGCAGGGTTTACGTTTTTTTTGAAAGCCCTATTGTTTTCAGGAGGTAAAAAGACCCAGCAGATTTTGGAAGTATAATGGTTTCCCTGGACAATTATCCGATCGAACCCTACAAATGGGCGCTGGAGACACAATAGGGGAGGTTTAAGGGGGAAAATGTACGTACGGGGCGGGGTTTTTATTTGGGAATCC is a genomic window of Etheostoma spectabile isolate EspeVRDwgs_2016 chromosome 11, UIUC_Espe_1.0, whole genome shotgun sequence containing:
- the LOC116698396 gene encoding kelch-like protein 6, coding for MSESLERTTDCPLPLSADDSNPDEEKDSLTGSSELCWEDGGLPMELQRGMETLRVNKELTDVVLCVQGHDFLCHRAILAAASQYFRAMFCSGLKESNEERVKINGLDSGTMQSLLEYTYTSRALLTHSNVQRILEAASQFQFLRVVDACSGFLSKSLQLESCIGILNLAENHALPALKTVAQDYIVTKFSQVVQQPDFLDLPAESLEAVLQRDDLDVKCEECVFEALMRWVRARQDEHYPSLARLLSHVRLPLLGLHLFRKVNQWVDLPLGWLFPFSPRRGPHLSPFLGVGK